The stretch of DNA ATAATAGAGTTCAAGAAATAAGCTACGGCGGGCATTGACCCGCCGTAGCTGTAATCATGATTTTTTTAAGATACGCTGTGCTGAATCAGCAGCAATAACCAGGCCGGCTCCCAGCATGATGATGTCTTTTAGTACCAGCCGCCCGGCTCCTGAAAGATATGGAAAGCCATAATCAGGACCACCTAGATTGGGAACCCAGACCTCCGGGGTAGTAATGAGAAAAGAGAGGGTGACGATAGACATTCCTGTTGTTAATAGCCCTCCTGTTAAGCCTATTTTAGGGTAGAATATTCCTAACAAGACTAAAGCTCCAATCGCTAGTATAACAGTTCCTAATGCATAGGAAAATATATAAGTTCCGTTGGCCTGATGCCATTTAATGTTTGTGGGCACAAATTCTCCCTCTTTGTTTTTATGGAGTTTGTAATTATCTGTGTCCGATACTTTTTTATAAAGGAAGAAACTCATGAATGGTGAGTTGGCAACAAAAGGAATAATTCCTTCTGCTTCATAAGGAAAGGCTTTTAGGCCACCGATCCAGGCCATAACAATGAAAATACTTATTCTTAAAAAATGGATGAAGTTTTTCTGTGAACGGGCTAAGAATTCAATCATAATCTTTTTTATGACAAATATATTTCCAATATCATCGTCATGGAATGGAAGATCGTGGACATTATTTGTACAAATCTGCAACGATAGAAATGCCGACTTCTTTCCGGAATTGAGTAGGAGATACACCCGTATATTTTTTAAAATACTTACTGAAATAAAATTCATCATTGAAATTAAGTTCCAATGCAATTTCTTTGATTGATTTGCGGGTAAGATGGATTTGTTTTTTAGCTTCAAGAATTACTCTTTCCTGAATAATTTGAGAAGGGGTTTTGTTGAAACGTGATTTGATCTTTTTGCTTAAAGTGTTGGGCGTAATATGAAGTAGATCTGCATAAAAAGATAAATTTTTCTCTATCAGAAAATGCTCTTCTACCAGGTTTTGAAAAGATTTTAATTCATTAAAATCATCTTTGGCTAGTTCTTTATCAGGAAGTATCTTATTTTTCTCTTTGCTACAAATGGCGAGAATAAGTTGTAGATACGATTGTAAAACAGCATGTGAAAAACTTTCTTTTGGATCTACTTTCTGGATTTTTAAGAAGTAATCTGCAATTTCCTCAAACAGCTCTTTATTAAGGGTAAAATAAGGAAAAAGATAAATGTTGTTAAAAAGCAATCCGTTACAGGCGACTTCTTTTTTATGAAATTCAATGCAGTAAAAATCACTATGGAAACTAAGGATATCAATAGGGGTATTATCATTACTGAAAATCTGAATATTCTGAAAAGGAGAAGAAAATAGAACAATTCTTCCGTTAAAAGTATATTCAGTAAAGTCTATCACTATGGTACCATTTCCTTCAAATAAAAAAATATGATAAAAAGGATCACTGAAAATGGTTTCAAAGTGATCTGAGCTTTTTCTGTCAATTGAAAAGGACATAGGTTCCACGGAGTAAAACTACACAAAAAATGATAATTTTTATTCTCTATTTACTGCTTTGGCTTACTTTTCTTTTCCCTTGTGATTTCATCTTTAATCCATTTTAGCTGGACGTCATTTTTATTGATAATATCCTGTAGTGTTTCTGTGACTGTGGTGTCGGGAATGACCCCATGCTGAGAATTGGTAAGGGTGATATTAGGATTAACTAATAGTAGTCCGATAGGAAGTGTAAGCTTCGAATTAGGAAGAACTTGATAAGAATAAAATCCGGCAACGGTTCCATCATTGGCACCTCCGGTTTCTTCTCCTACCAGAAAAGCTTTCTTGTCGAATTTTAATTTGGAGCTTATAATGGAAGATGCTGAAAAGCTTCCGCCGTTAATCAAGACAAAAATTTTCCCCTTGAAGGCATTTTTACGGGGTTTGGTAACATTGTCAGCTTTTATTTTATAGTAAAATTTTCCATCTTTTCCTTTATAGGTGTGAAGCGTTTTCAGGAAAAGATAGGTAGGATATGCAATCCCTTTTAATGCATATTCCAGCGGGCTGCTTTTTTTGAAATATTTTGTTTTTAAAGGTGTTGTTCCGGAGTTGATACGTGATGGCTTTATCAGTGTAAAAGGTTCAGAAACCAAATAAGAATATAAATTATTAATCTCCTGTAATGATCCCCCATAATTATTTCGGATATCAAGTATCAGGTATGAAGACTTAGCTTCCTTAATTCTTTCAAAGGTGTCTCTGTAAAATTTTTCAGAGTTATTATTTGAAAATTTCTTTATACTAATATAAGCTATTGTGTTACCCTCATCAAGGAATCTGAAACTTCTGTTAGAAGCACAATAGTAATTCTTTTTTTTACTTGTCTTGTTTTGAAGCCCTTCTTTTTCCTTTTCTCTTTCCAGAATATAGCTTTGCTTTTGCTGATGATATTGGGTTTCAATCTTTACATGATCTAGGTATCCGTTTTCCATACTGAAAAAACAAAAGAATGTATCTTTTAAATAATAAGGAATGAAAGTCGTATTACGTCCATCACTGCTGATGAGCTTTTTGTATTTGTGGATGTAAGTTGTTACGGGAATATCATTAATACTCAGGATTTCAGTCCCGGGCTTTATATTGAAAAGGGAGTCTTTATTTTCTATGATATAGAGACGAGTTCCTTTGATGTAATATTTGAAGTAGCTGAATAATCGTCCTTCACTATTACTGTTTTTTATTTTTTCATAAGGGATTAATAAAGAAAGATGTCCCTCTCGTATTGTAGTGATTACCGGTTGTAATTTAAAATAAAACTGAAGAGCCGTAAGAGGTTTGTCTATGGTTTGTTTGAGACTGTCAAACTTATAATCCAGGTCTTTTCGGGGTATATATTTATAGAGTTGAGGATGCATTTCCTTTAGTTTGGTATATGCATAATCAACATCTTTTTTGAGAAGATCCGGAGCAGTATACACGGGTTCCTGTTCATTTTGTTTCACAACAGAAGAGCAGGACCATAATGTAGCCAGTCCAAATAAAAATAATAAAAATTTCAAATTCTTTGTGTTTAAACTTACAAATTTAGACGTTTAAAATTATTTGGATATTAAAAAAAATATAATTTTTTGAGTTACAGTGATAATTTTACGTTAAAAAATAGGGTGTTTTTATTCTTTTATGTACCATTTAAATTTAAAAGTTAATACATTTGACCTTTATTTTTACCAAATGATGTATTTAATTATTATTCTGTTCATTTCAATTGCAGTCTATTTCTTAATAACCAGCCAGCCGGCTTTTGGAGCGGAGCCTACTGGGAAAAGACTGGAAAAAATGAAAAAATCCAAACACTATAAAGAAAGCCAGTTTCATAACCTGAGCCATACACCATCTATCGCAGAGGGATATAGTATGCCCAAAGTTCTGTATGATTTTTTTCTGGCTAAAAAAGATCCGCTTTTAAAACCATTAAAAAATATTCCGAGTGTACACACGGATCTCAAAAATATTTCAAAAGATCAGGATGTTTTCATCTGGCTGGGACACTCTTCTTATTATATCCAGACGGATGGAGTTTCTTTTTTGATTGATCCTGTTTTAAGCAGTTATGGTTCACCTTTTAAATACTTTAATAAAGCATTTGCGGGGTCTGATATTTTTAAGCCTGAAGATATTCCAAATATTGATTATCTTGTTATTACGCATGATCATTATGATCATTTGGATTATCCTACAGTAAAGGCAATCAGAAACAGGGTTGGAACTGTTATTCTGCCTTTGGGGGTTGGAGCTCATTTTGAGAAATGGGGATATAGTGAAAGCCAGCTTATTGAAGAAGAATGGGGAAGTACCAGTGATTTAAAAAATCAGATCAAAATAATCTATACTCCTGCAAGACATTTTTCCGGGAGAAAAGTAAAAAGAAATGGTACGCTCTGGACTTCTTATGTGTTGGAAACGCCGACCAAAAAGATATTTTTAGGAGGTGATAGTGGCTACGATAGCCATTTTAAGATGATAGGGGAAAAGTACGGTCCTTTCGATTATGCGATCATGGAGAATGGGCAGTATAATGAGGCATGGAAATATATTCATGCTCTTCCTGAAGATGTAGTACAGGCAAGTATTGATATCAATGCACGGAATATTATCCCCGTTCACTCCTCAAAATTCGCCCTCGCACTTCATCCATGGAATGAGCCCCTAAAAAAGATCACAAGCCTTAGCAAAGGGAAAAACTTGCATATCCTTACACCGATGATTGGGGAACAGGTGAATCTGAACCATTCGGACAATCAGTTCAGGCTATGGTGGGACGATTAATTTCAGGCGTGCCAGATATCTTTATACCTTTTAGGATGGTTTTCAAATTGTAGTCTTACAAAATCACATTCAGGATCTATTAATAGGTCCTTTTCTTCTGCATATCGTACCAGTTCATCTAAAAGAAGTTTTGCATATCCTTGTCCTTCGAGATCCTCATTTAATTTGGTGTAGTAAACAATTAATTGTCTTCCGTCAATCTCTATGGACATGTAACCTGCCTTTTTCTCATCGATTAACATCTGCAATTCATCCTGATATGGAGATATTTCAAACTTTAAATTTTCCATAATATTGAGATTTTGGTGGATTAAATATGATTTTAGAGAGCTTAAAAAATAATCTCTTCTTTAAAATTACAAATTAAAATAATACAAAAGAACAATTTTTAGGAATCTTAACGCAATTTAGACTGTTTTCAATTAACAAATGGTTAAGTGGTAGAGTATGAATAGGTTATATTTTTGTTCTGAATTAAAATAGACTGAATTTCAGGATTGTTGATTAATAACCCTTTATTCATGGGGGATTGCAGTTTGTAAAACTATTTCAAAGGTTTTCAGGTGTTTATGAGTTTTTATTAAAAAAATGTACTATCCATCATCAATTTGGCATTTTTATTGTCATTACAAGATCACCATTAGAATCACTTATCACTATACACTTAATTTTTTTAAGATGACTGTTCGAAAGATCAGTCATTTTTTATTGCCTTCAGGTGTAGCAAAAATGAATTACCTTTGTTTGAATTTTATAACTTTGAACAATGGAAATATCAGAGTCTTTACAAGAATTTTATCATCGTAATCAGGTACCGGTTTTCCCCTCGTGTCTTTTACATACAGGCTTAGGACATTTTAATGTTTTCTCCAGGGATAACTGTGCATTGGTGAGTCCTTACAGCAGAAGAGATTATTATAAGATTTCATTGATTATTGGAAAAGGAAAGCTTCATTATGCCGATAAGTGGATCCGGATAGATCAGCCGGCTTTATTGTTTTCGAACCCTGTTATTCCTTATTCCTGGGAGGCAGACAATGAAGAGCAGACAGGCTGGTTTTGCCTTTTTACAGACCAGTTTCTTCAGAATGGAACCCGTTTGGGAAACCTTCAGGACTCCCCTCTTTTTAAAATAGGAGGCACGCCAGTCTTCTTCGTTAATGATGAACAGCAGAAATCTATTTCAGATATTTTTGAAAAAATGATGACAGAAATCCAATCTGATTATATCCATAAATATGATATGCTTCGTAGTTATCTTCATATTTTAATCCATGAAACCATGAAGATGCATCCTGCAGAGAGCTTTGAGCCTTATCAAAATGCTTCACAAAGAGTAGCTTCGTTATTTATGGAATTACTGGAAAGACAGTTTCCGATTGACAGTCCTGAAGCATTTTTAAAACTTAAAACACCTAATGATTATGCAGAAAGTCTCTCCATTCATGTTAATTCTTTAAACCGTTCAGTAAAAGAAGTTACGGGAAGAACGACTACGCAGCAGATTACCGCAAGGATTATTCAGGAAGCTCATGCTCTTTTGAAGCACACCGACTGGAGTATTTCTGAAATTGCTTATGGTCTTGGATTTGAAGAACCTGCCTATTTTACGAACTATTTTAAAAAACAAACTGGCAATACTCCCAATATGCTAAGAAATAATCTTGTTTGAATTTTATAATTTTTAGTTTGAATTCTATATGAAATGTCTGGGTTTGTTATTATAATTTTGTTATTATAATTTAAAACCACAGCAATCATGAAATTTAGAAAATTAGGAAATACAGGAGAACAACTGTCCGCTATCGGTCTGGGATGTATGGGAATGAGCTTTGCATATGGTCCAGCGGATGAACAAGAGAGTATTAACACGCTGCATAGAGCTTTAGATTTAGGAGTTAACTTCTGGGATACGGCTGATATGTATGCCAATGGAGAAAATGAAAAACTGATTTCCAAAGTATTGGTTCCAAATCGTGATAAAATTTTTATCGCTACAAAATTCGGATTTAGATTTAAAGACGGTAAAGCCAGTCACAGTGGTGCTCCCGGAACTTATTTTGACGGTTCCCCGGAGTGGATCAGACAGGCCGTAGATTTAAGTCTTCAGAGACTGAAAATTGATACAATAGATTTATATTATGCACACAGGGTTGATCCGAATATCCCTGTTGAGGAAACAGTAGGAGCGATGGCAGAGCTTGTAAAAGAGGGGAAGGTAAAATATATTGGTTTATCAGAAGCTTCTGCTGAATCAATCAGAAAAGCCAATAATATTCACCCAATTACGGCTTTGCAGTCCGAATATTCAATCCTTACAAGAGATGTTGAAAAAGAGATTTTACCCACAATCAGAGAGCTGGGAATTTCCTTAGTTCCTTACTCCCCTTTAGCAAGAGGACTTTTCGCTAACATCAATGAAGCACAGAATTTTGGAGATGATGATTTCAGAAAGTCATTACCCCGTTATCAGGAGGCAAGCCTCGAAAATAACAGGAACTTAGCTAAAGAATTTAATGATTTTGCTAATGTTAAAGGAGTAAAAGGAACACAGTTAGCATTAGCGTGGGTATTGAACCAGGGAGATGATATTATTCCTATTCCGGGAACCAAACGGATTAAATACCTGGAAGAAAATATTAAAGCAACGGATATTGAGCTTTCTCAATCAGATCTGAATACGATTGATACCATCTTGAAAAAGTACCCCAATGTTGGAGAAAGATATAGTGAAGGATCTATGAAATTGGTCAATAATTAGACTAAACATTATTTTAAAATAAGATACATCTGCAATGAACAGAAGAGAACTTTTAAAAAATGGACTATTAGCAGGAGCTTTTAGTGTTTTACCTTTTGCCAATACTTTAGCGGGAACTCATAAGAAAACCTTAGTTTGGAAAGATGATCTTTCAGGAGTTAAAAAAATCAAATTAGGAGAATTGGAGTTGTATATTCTTACAGATGGATATATTCACGAAGAAAACCTCTTGTCTTTTGCTCCCCGGGGAAATATATCTGAATTAAAGACCATTCTCAAAGATAATTTTCGCTCCGAAGATTCTATCGATATGGCAATGAATATTTTGCTGGTTAAAGCAAAAGACAGATTGATCTTAATGGATACCGGAATGGGAATTTTTGCAGACGAAAGAACCGGATTTCTGTTAAAAAGCTTGGAAAAAGCAGGGTTTTCAGCAGCTGATGTTACCGATATATTTATTTCTCATGCTCATCCGGATCATATCGGCGGAGTGGTGGATAAAGAAGATAAACTGGTTTTTCCTAAAGCTGATATTTTTATTTCGAAAGTTGAACATGATTTCTGGATGAGGGCAACACTCAAAGATTTTACCAATAGTGCTTTAAAAAAGCAACCGGAACTTCTTAATAAGATTATACTTGCCATTCAGAGGATCTTAAAGACTATAAAGCCAAAACTGAATTTTTATGATTTGGATAAATCGTTATATGATAATTTCAGCTTTCAGTTAGCACCGGGACATACACCGGGACTTACATTGGTGAATATTAATTCCGGAAATGAAAGTTTGCTGTATATCGCAGATCTGATGCATTCTGATGTCGTTTTATTTCCGCATCCCGATTGGGGATATTTCGGAGATACGGATCTGGATATTGCTATAGAATCACGGAAAAAAATCCTTGATCAATTAGCCAAAACTAAATCCAGAGCTTTTGCTTACCATTTGCCATGGCCTGGTTTAGGTTTCACCCAAAAGAAAGGCAATGGATTTGAATGGTTTCCGGAAAGCTTTATGAATTAATCCGACTTTGTTTAAATTTTCTACAATAGACATAGTTAATAATAAGCCCTCTCAGAAATGAGAGGGTTTGTTGGTAAGATAAAGATTGTTAGAATGTTTGCAGAATGAAATGGAACTTATTTATAAAATAAAAGAGGCTGTCTCAAAAGGACAGTCTCTTTTTAGTATTTCATTGAAAAAAGATTTCGATATTTTGAATAAAAAAAATATCTTGGAAAAAAGAAGATATAAGTCAAAAAAGCAGTCTGTTTTAGGCTGCTTTTGACATTTTCTTTAGATTGTGGGCAATTGCGAGTATGCCGATTTCTACCTCGACTTTATTTTTTCCCCGAAGCATGAATCGTTTAAAATTTTTGTTGTGTTTGAGCTCTGCAAAAACAGGTTCAACATCATGGGATCTTTGTTTTCTGAGTTTGATGCCCTTGCTGGTATTAAGAAGTTTGAAAACCTTTTCTCTGATTTTTGCCAATTTAGGATTGTTTTGTGAAGTGGTTATTTGTCCCGATTTCTGATCTTTTCTGAAGTAATTATATTTAACATAAGCTTTTATTTTCTTAGATTTTAACAAGTTGTAATTTTCTTCTGAGCCATAACCAGCATCAGCAACAAGCTCTTTGGGAGCTTTATGATAGCTTTCTTCAAAACCCAGTAAATGAGTCGCTAATGTTTTGGTGTCTGTTGGGTTGGGATGAATTGAATAATGTAAAATGAATTGTCTATGGGTAGAAATTTGTAGATTGTAAGCGGGTTTTAGTTGTCCGTTTCGCATATGATCCTCCTTCATTCGCATAAAAGTAGCGTCTGTATCGGTTTTGGAATAGGAATTTCTATCTTCTAATAATTCTTGCTGTTTTTTATATTTCTCTAAATTATCTGCCCAGTTTTTCTTAGCATAATTCAGTTTCTGACGAACTTTTGAAGCTACTTTTTTATCTTTCAAAACTTCATTGATCTTTTCGATGGTTTGAGTTACTTTTTCAGAATCTACTTCTTTAAAATCAATACTTTCTGTATTTTCAAGCTCGTCTTTGGCAACTGTTTCTGCATAGTTCCAAAGCTCTTCTAATTGCTCTGCAATCCTTTCTTTGTGTTTTTTGACAGCTCTTCCCCAAACAAAAGTATAGCGATTGGCATTGGCTTCTATCTTGGTGCCATCTACAAAAGTGGTTTTCAGACTTACCAAACCTTCCTTTTCCAAAAGAAGAACAATTTGTGTGAAAATAGCTTTAATCTCACCTTTCAATCGTTCACTACGGAACCTGTTTAAGGTGTTATGATCGGGACGGCTCATTGCAGAGAGCCACATAAAATGGATGTTTTCTTTCAAGGCCTGCTCCATTTTGCGGCTTGAATAGATATTGCTTAAATAGCCATAAATCAAAACTTTCAAAAGCATTTTCGGGTGGTAGCAAGATGTTCCGCCAGGTTTGTAGGTTTTAATTAAGCTTTTGATATCCAAGCCATCAATAATGTTTGAAACAATTTTCACAGGATGTCGCTCATCAATCAACTCCGATAAATTGGGAGGAAAAAGCAGATTTTCTTTGGGGGTGTAATCTTTAAAGACTACTTTTGACGTACTTAACACAATGCAAATTAATCAATTTGCAACTATTAGGAAAGCGAAAGCTTTCCTTTTTGCATAAAAAAGGCTATCTCTTTTGAGACAGCCTCTTTTATTTTATAAATTCAGGAAATTAAATTCCGTCAATGATTGCATTCAAAATCGTACTTGGTCTCATTGCTGCATAAGTTTTGTATGGGTCTGTTTTATAGTACCCGTCAATATTCTGAGGCTTGCCTTGTGCACTGATTAATTCTTCATTAATAACTGCTTCATTTTCCTTCATATTCTCTGCAATAGGCTTGAATTTTTCAGCAATTTCTGCATCAGCAGTTTGGTTAGCCAAAGCTTCTGCCCAATACATTGCTAAGTAGAAATGAGAACCTCTGTTATCGATCTGTCCTACCTTTCTTGCCGGTGATTTATCTGTAGCCAAGAATTTAGCATTTGCTTCATCTAAAGCATCTGCCAATACCTGAGATTTTGTATTTCCTTGAGTTTGAGCTAGGTGCTCTAAAGATGCCTGAAGTGCAAGGAATTCACCTAAAGAATCCCATCTTAGGTAACCTTCTTCAATAAACTGTTCTACGTGCTTAGGAGCAGAACCTCCGGCTCCCGTTTCGAATAAACCACCTCCGTTCATCAATGGAACAATAGATAGCATTTTCGCTGAAGTTCCTAATTCAAGAATAGGGAAAAGATCTGTTAAATAATCTCTCAATACATTTCCTGAAACGGAGATTGTATCTTTACCTTCTCTTGCTCTTTTTAAAGTTTCAGTCATAGCATCCTTAACATCAAGAATTCTGATGTCTAATCCTGCGGTATCGTAATCTTTTAGGTATTTTTCTACTTTTTTGATGATTTCTCTGTCGTGAGCTCTTCCTTTGTCTAACCAGAAAATAGCTGGAGTATCTGATAATCTAGATCTGTTAACTGCTAATTTTACCCAATCCTGGATTGGAGCATCTTTAGTCTGACACATTCTGAAAATATCGCTTTTTTCTACTTTCTGAGAAAGAAGAACATTTCCTGCTTCATCCTGAACTTCAATTGTTCCGTCTGCAACAGCCTGGAAGGTCTTATCATGAGAACCGTATTCCTCTGCTTTTTGAGCCATTAAACCAACATTCGGCACAGAACCCATTGTAGTAGGATCCAGTTTTCCATGAGCTCTCATATCGTCGATTACTGCCTGGTAGAAACCTGCATAAGAACGGTCTGGAATGATCGCCACTGTATCTTCTTCCTTACCTTCCTTATTCCACATTTTACCGCCACCTCTTACTAAAGCAGCCATAGATGCATCAACAATGATATCTGATGGTACGTGGAAGTTTGTAATTCCTTTGTCAGAGTTTACCATAGCTACTCTAGGCCCTTCTGCAAGAGCTTTGTCAATATCAGCCTTGATTTCAGCTTCCTGAGCGTTTCCTTTAATCTTTTCAAAAAGATCGGCAAGACCGTTGTTAGGATTGATATCTAAAGATTTGAAAGTATCTGCATATTTAGTAAACACATCTTTGAAGAACGTTTCTACGATAGCTCCGAAAATAATAGGATCAGAGATTTTCATCATCGTAGCTTTCAGGTGCGCTGAAAGAAGTACGTTTCTTTTCTTAGCCTCTTCAATTGCTTCTTGTACGAAAACTTTTAAAGCTCTTAAGTTCATCACAGAAGAATCGATAATCTCTCCGGCCTG from Chryseobacterium piperi encodes:
- a CDS encoding DUF417 family protein; protein product: MIEFLARSQKNFIHFLRISIFIVMAWIGGLKAFPYEAEGIIPFVANSPFMSFFLYKKVSDTDNYKLHKNKEGEFVPTNIKWHQANGTYIFSYALGTVILAIGALVLLGIFYPKIGLTGGLLTTGMSIVTLSFLITTPEVWVPNLGGPDYGFPYLSGAGRLVLKDIIMLGAGLVIAADSAQRILKKS
- a CDS encoding helix-turn-helix domain-containing protein; this encodes MSFSIDRKSSDHFETIFSDPFYHIFLFEGNGTIVIDFTEYTFNGRIVLFSSPFQNIQIFSNDNTPIDILSFHSDFYCIEFHKKEVACNGLLFNNIYLFPYFTLNKELFEEIADYFLKIQKVDPKESFSHAVLQSYLQLILAICSKEKNKILPDKELAKDDFNELKSFQNLVEEHFLIEKNLSFYADLLHITPNTLSKKIKSRFNKTPSQIIQERVILEAKKQIHLTRKSIKEIALELNFNDEFYFSKYFKKYTGVSPTQFRKEVGISIVADLYK
- a CDS encoding S41 family peptidase, which encodes MKFLLFLFGLATLWSCSSVVKQNEQEPVYTAPDLLKKDVDYAYTKLKEMHPQLYKYIPRKDLDYKFDSLKQTIDKPLTALQFYFKLQPVITTIREGHLSLLIPYEKIKNSNSEGRLFSYFKYYIKGTRLYIIENKDSLFNIKPGTEILSINDIPVTTYIHKYKKLISSDGRNTTFIPYYLKDTFFCFFSMENGYLDHVKIETQYHQQKQSYILEREKEKEGLQNKTSKKKNYYCASNRSFRFLDEGNTIAYISIKKFSNNNSEKFYRDTFERIKEAKSSYLILDIRNNYGGSLQEINNLYSYLVSEPFTLIKPSRINSGTTPLKTKYFKKSSPLEYALKGIAYPTYLFLKTLHTYKGKDGKFYYKIKADNVTKPRKNAFKGKIFVLINGGSFSASSIISSKLKFDKKAFLVGEETGGANDGTVAGFYSYQVLPNSKLTLPIGLLLVNPNITLTNSQHGVIPDTTVTETLQDIINKNDVQLKWIKDEITREKKSKPKQ
- a CDS encoding MBL fold metallo-hydrolase; amino-acid sequence: MMYLIIILFISIAVYFLITSQPAFGAEPTGKRLEKMKKSKHYKESQFHNLSHTPSIAEGYSMPKVLYDFFLAKKDPLLKPLKNIPSVHTDLKNISKDQDVFIWLGHSSYYIQTDGVSFLIDPVLSSYGSPFKYFNKAFAGSDIFKPEDIPNIDYLVITHDHYDHLDYPTVKAIRNRVGTVILPLGVGAHFEKWGYSESQLIEEEWGSTSDLKNQIKIIYTPARHFSGRKVKRNGTLWTSYVLETPTKKIFLGGDSGYDSHFKMIGEKYGPFDYAIMENGQYNEAWKYIHALPEDVVQASIDINARNIIPVHSSKFALALHPWNEPLKKITSLSKGKNLHILTPMIGEQVNLNHSDNQFRLWWDD
- a CDS encoding GNAT family N-acetyltransferase, whose product is MENLKFEISPYQDELQMLIDEKKAGYMSIEIDGRQLIVYYTKLNEDLEGQGYAKLLLDELVRYAEEKDLLIDPECDFVRLQFENHPKRYKDIWHA
- a CDS encoding helix-turn-helix domain-containing protein, whose translation is MEISESLQEFYHRNQVPVFPSCLLHTGLGHFNVFSRDNCALVSPYSRRDYYKISLIIGKGKLHYADKWIRIDQPALLFSNPVIPYSWEADNEEQTGWFCLFTDQFLQNGTRLGNLQDSPLFKIGGTPVFFVNDEQQKSISDIFEKMMTEIQSDYIHKYDMLRSYLHILIHETMKMHPAESFEPYQNASQRVASLFMELLERQFPIDSPEAFLKLKTPNDYAESLSIHVNSLNRSVKEVTGRTTTQQITARIIQEAHALLKHTDWSISEIAYGLGFEEPAYFTNYFKKQTGNTPNMLRNNLV
- a CDS encoding aldo/keto reductase, producing the protein MKFRKLGNTGEQLSAIGLGCMGMSFAYGPADEQESINTLHRALDLGVNFWDTADMYANGENEKLISKVLVPNRDKIFIATKFGFRFKDGKASHSGAPGTYFDGSPEWIRQAVDLSLQRLKIDTIDLYYAHRVDPNIPVEETVGAMAELVKEGKVKYIGLSEASAESIRKANNIHPITALQSEYSILTRDVEKEILPTIRELGISLVPYSPLARGLFANINEAQNFGDDDFRKSLPRYQEASLENNRNLAKEFNDFANVKGVKGTQLALAWVLNQGDDIIPIPGTKRIKYLEENIKATDIELSQSDLNTIDTILKKYPNVGERYSEGSMKLVNN
- a CDS encoding MBL fold metallo-hydrolase, producing the protein MNRRELLKNGLLAGAFSVLPFANTLAGTHKKTLVWKDDLSGVKKIKLGELELYILTDGYIHEENLLSFAPRGNISELKTILKDNFRSEDSIDMAMNILLVKAKDRLILMDTGMGIFADERTGFLLKSLEKAGFSAADVTDIFISHAHPDHIGGVVDKEDKLVFPKADIFISKVEHDFWMRATLKDFTNSALKKQPELLNKIILAIQRILKTIKPKLNFYDLDKSLYDNFSFQLAPGHTPGLTLVNINSGNESLLYIADLMHSDVVLFPHPDWGYFGDTDLDIAIESRKKILDQLAKTKSRAFAYHLPWPGLGFTQKKGNGFEWFPESFMN
- a CDS encoding IS1182 family transposase, which gives rise to MLSTSKVVFKDYTPKENLLFPPNLSELIDERHPVKIVSNIIDGLDIKSLIKTYKPGGTSCYHPKMLLKVLIYGYLSNIYSSRKMEQALKENIHFMWLSAMSRPDHNTLNRFRSERLKGEIKAIFTQIVLLLEKEGLVSLKTTFVDGTKIEANANRYTFVWGRAVKKHKERIAEQLEELWNYAETVAKDELENTESIDFKEVDSEKVTQTIEKINEVLKDKKVASKVRQKLNYAKKNWADNLEKYKKQQELLEDRNSYSKTDTDATFMRMKEDHMRNGQLKPAYNLQISTHRQFILHYSIHPNPTDTKTLATHLLGFEESYHKAPKELVADAGYGSEENYNLLKSKKIKAYVKYNYFRKDQKSGQITTSQNNPKLAKIREKVFKLLNTSKGIKLRKQRSHDVEPVFAELKHNKNFKRFMLRGKNKVEVEIGILAIAHNLKKMSKAA
- a CDS encoding NADP-dependent isocitrate dehydrogenase, with the translated sequence MSEKSKIYYTLTDEAPMLATHSFLPIVKAFTKSANIEIAVPDISLAGRILANFPEFLKDDQKTVDALAELGQLATTPDANIIKLPNISASAPQLDGAIAELQSKGFAVPNYPAEPKNDEEKAIKAKYAKVLGSAVNPVLREGNSDRRAPKAVKNYAKANPHRMGDWASDSKTDVAHMNNGDFYGTETSTTVENALKYKIVFKGNDGSETVLKDFAGLQAGEIIDSSVMNLRALKVFVQEAIEEAKKRNVLLSAHLKATMMKISDPIIFGAIVETFFKDVFTKYADTFKSLDINPNNGLADLFEKIKGNAQEAEIKADIDKALAEGPRVAMVNSDKGITNFHVPSDIIVDASMAALVRGGGKMWNKEGKEEDTVAIIPDRSYAGFYQAVIDDMRAHGKLDPTTMGSVPNVGLMAQKAEEYGSHDKTFQAVADGTIEVQDEAGNVLLSQKVEKSDIFRMCQTKDAPIQDWVKLAVNRSRLSDTPAIFWLDKGRAHDREIIKKVEKYLKDYDTAGLDIRILDVKDAMTETLKRAREGKDTISVSGNVLRDYLTDLFPILELGTSAKMLSIVPLMNGGGLFETGAGGSAPKHVEQFIEEGYLRWDSLGEFLALQASLEHLAQTQGNTKSQVLADALDEANAKFLATDKSPARKVGQIDNRGSHFYLAMYWAEALANQTADAEIAEKFKPIAENMKENEAVINEELISAQGKPQNIDGYYKTDPYKTYAAMRPSTILNAIIDGI